The Methylomonas montana genome has a window encoding:
- the hflX gene encoding ribosome rescue GTPase HflX — MFERPDAGERAILVHLNLQVGQEDLDELKELTKSAGAQPTHVVTGSRHRPDPKYFVGTGKLEEIRSAIVEHEANIVIVNHPLSPSQERNLEKSLEVRVVDRNGLILDIFAQRAQTFEGKLQVELAQLKHLSTRLIRGWTHLERQKGGIGLRGPGETQLETDRRLLGVRIKQIQQRLEKVEKQRHQGRSKRKKAEIPTVSLVGYTNAGKSTLFNTLTGADIYAADQLFATLDPTLRQLSLSNGGEIILADTVGFIRHLPHELVAAFRSTLQEASEADLLLHVIDAAAEDREDTIFQVNQVLNDIDAAKIPQLMVFNKIDLLDEVAPHIDYDANGKPVSVWISAQNGVGCDLLQQALSELFASSKVIRKCFLPASQAGVKAKLFAFVKIINEVNNDSGDCELTVEIDKKHLGLLKDINVQEVA; from the coding sequence TTGTTTGAACGTCCCGATGCAGGTGAGCGAGCGATTCTCGTTCACCTGAACTTGCAAGTCGGACAAGAAGACCTCGACGAGCTGAAAGAATTAACCAAATCCGCCGGCGCCCAGCCGACTCATGTGGTGACAGGTAGCCGTCACCGGCCCGACCCGAAATATTTTGTCGGTACCGGTAAGCTTGAGGAAATCAGGTCGGCGATTGTCGAGCATGAGGCAAATATCGTCATCGTCAATCATCCTCTGTCGCCCAGCCAGGAACGCAATCTGGAAAAATCCCTGGAAGTGAGAGTGGTCGATCGCAATGGTCTGATTCTGGATATTTTTGCGCAACGCGCGCAAACCTTCGAAGGTAAATTGCAGGTCGAATTGGCGCAGCTCAAACATTTGTCGACGCGTTTGATTCGCGGCTGGACTCACTTGGAGCGGCAAAAGGGCGGTATCGGTTTGCGCGGCCCCGGCGAAACCCAGCTGGAAACCGATAGACGGTTGCTGGGTGTGCGCATCAAGCAGATTCAACAACGTTTGGAAAAGGTCGAAAAACAACGTCATCAAGGTCGCAGTAAACGCAAAAAAGCCGAGATTCCCACCGTGTCCTTGGTGGGGTACACCAATGCAGGCAAATCCACGCTGTTCAATACCTTGACCGGCGCCGACATCTATGCGGCCGATCAACTGTTTGCCACCTTGGATCCCACTTTACGGCAATTGTCGCTTAGCAATGGCGGCGAGATCATTTTGGCCGATACTGTCGGGTTTATCCGGCATTTGCCGCATGAGTTGGTGGCGGCATTCCGCTCCACATTGCAGGAAGCGAGCGAAGCCGATCTGTTGTTGCATGTGATAGACGCCGCTGCCGAAGACCGGGAAGATACTATCTTTCAGGTCAATCAAGTCTTAAACGACATCGATGCCGCTAAAATTCCGCAGCTAATGGTTTTCAACAAAATCGACTTGCTCGACGAAGTGGCGCCGCATATCGATTACGATGCCAACGGCAAACCGGTCAGCGTCTGGATTTCTGCGCAAAACGGGGTAGGCTGTGACTTATTGCAACAGGCTTTATCCGAACTGTTTGCCAGCAGCAAAGTGATTCGAAAGTGCTTTTTACCGGCCAGCCAAGCCGGCGTGAAGGCCAAATTGTTTGCTTTTGTCAAAATAATCAACGAAGTAAATAACGATAGCGGCGATTGCGAACTGACCGTAGAAATCGACAAAAAGCATTTGGGCTTGTTGAAAGACATCAATGTCCAAGAAGTGGCATGA
- the hflK gene encoding FtsH protease activity modulator HflK: MSWNEPGGDKKDPWSGRNEKKDPPDLDEVIRSLQDKLGGIFGGGSKGGSTNGPSAKGVGFLLAGAAVLWGLSGFYTVDEGTRGVVTRFGAYVNTTQPGLNWHIPTPIEQVQVINVEQQRFIEVGYRSGGGQGMGSVPKEAMMLTKDENIVDVRLAVQYQVKDAKDYAFNVLDPASTLKQVTESVQRGVIGRSDMDFVLTEGRSDIVLAIKSEIQSVMDAYKTGILITSVNLQDAQPPEQVQGSFEDAIKAREDKQRLINEAEAYSNDVVPKARGAASRIVQESEGYKEKVIARANGDVSRFSQLLTEYKKAPAVTKQRMYIEAMELVLGRSNNVLVDVKGGNNIMYLPLEKLANKPLEEAAPALAPVLNHEPVSLPSPPVKDIKTDARASSRERDVRGR; the protein is encoded by the coding sequence ATGTCTTGGAATGAGCCCGGTGGTGATAAAAAAGACCCCTGGAGTGGTCGTAATGAGAAGAAAGATCCACCCGATTTGGACGAGGTGATTCGTTCGCTACAGGACAAGCTGGGCGGTATTTTTGGTGGCGGTTCCAAAGGCGGTTCTACAAATGGACCGTCGGCCAAGGGTGTGGGTTTCTTGCTTGCCGGTGCAGCGGTACTATGGGGCTTAAGTGGATTTTATACCGTTGACGAAGGTACGCGCGGCGTAGTTACCCGATTCGGTGCCTATGTGAACACCACTCAGCCGGGTTTGAATTGGCATATTCCGACGCCGATAGAGCAGGTGCAGGTCATTAATGTCGAGCAACAGCGCTTTATCGAAGTAGGTTATCGCTCCGGCGGTGGCCAAGGCATGGGTTCCGTGCCTAAGGAAGCGATGATGCTGACCAAGGACGAAAACATCGTCGATGTGCGCCTGGCTGTGCAATACCAAGTCAAGGATGCCAAAGATTACGCCTTTAATGTTTTGGACCCGGCGTCGACGTTGAAACAAGTCACCGAAAGCGTTCAGCGCGGCGTGATCGGACGTAGCGATATGGATTTCGTGCTGACCGAGGGCCGTAGCGACATCGTATTAGCGATCAAGTCGGAAATTCAATCGGTCATGGATGCTTATAAGACTGGCATATTGATTACCAGTGTCAATTTACAAGACGCCCAGCCACCCGAGCAAGTGCAAGGTTCGTTCGAGGACGCCATCAAGGCGCGGGAAGATAAACAGCGCTTGATTAACGAAGCCGAAGCTTATTCGAACGACGTGGTGCCTAAGGCCCGCGGTGCTGCTTCGCGTATCGTGCAAGAGTCCGAAGGTTATAAAGAAAAAGTGATTGCTCGCGCCAATGGTGATGTTAGTAGGTTCTCGCAGTTGCTGACCGAATACAAGAAAGCGCCGGCGGTTACTAAGCAGCGTATGTATATCGAAGCGATGGAATTGGTGTTAGGCCGGTCTAACAATGTGCTGGTCGATGTGAAGGGCGGCAATAACATCATGTATTTGCCTTTGGAAAAGTTGGCTAATAAGCCGCTGGAAGAGGCCGCGCCGGCCCTGGCGCCGGTGCTCAATCATGAGCCGGTTTCATTACCCTCGCCGCCCGTAAAAGACATTAAAACCGATGCGCGCGCGTCAAGCCGCGAACGCGATGTGAGAGGACGCTAA
- the hflC gene encoding protease modulator HflC: MGNKILVAVGAVVILLAMSVFTVAETERVIKFQLGEIVGADFQPGMHFKLPFINNVKKFDARILTMDSTPERFLTAEKKNVIVDSFVKWRIGDVKTFYTTVAGDVNQANIRLDQIMKDSARSEFSKREIKQLVSTDRSAIRDALITNVSPHAAKLGITIVDVQVKRIDLPSEVSTSVYQRMEAERARVAREFRSQGSEAAERIRADADKQREIILANAYRDSEVLRGEGDAKAADIFAKAYSEDSDFFAFYRSLIAYKESLGKSGNIMVLEPNSDFFKYFKNQK, translated from the coding sequence ATGGGAAATAAGATTTTAGTCGCCGTTGGCGCAGTCGTGATCTTGTTGGCGATGTCGGTATTTACCGTCGCCGAAACCGAGCGGGTGATCAAGTTTCAATTGGGTGAGATTGTCGGTGCGGATTTTCAGCCGGGTATGCACTTTAAGTTGCCTTTTATCAATAACGTTAAGAAGTTCGATGCGCGTATTCTGACCATGGATTCGACGCCGGAGCGCTTTTTAACGGCGGAAAAGAAAAATGTTATCGTCGATTCTTTTGTGAAATGGCGCATCGGCGATGTTAAGACGTTTTATACCACCGTGGCCGGTGACGTGAATCAGGCAAATATTCGCCTCGATCAAATCATGAAGGATTCCGCGCGCAGCGAATTCAGTAAGCGTGAAATCAAACAATTGGTTTCGACCGACCGTAGCGCGATTCGTGATGCGTTGATTACCAACGTCTCCCCGCACGCGGCGAAATTGGGTATCACGATTGTTGACGTGCAAGTGAAGCGCATTGATTTGCCTAGCGAAGTCAGTACCTCGGTGTATCAACGTATGGAAGCGGAACGGGCGCGGGTTGCTCGCGAATTTCGTTCGCAAGGTTCGGAGGCCGCCGAGCGGATTCGGGCCGATGCCGATAAACAGCGCGAAATCATTCTGGCGAATGCTTACCGTGATTCGGAAGTGCTGCGCGGCGAAGGCGATGCCAAAGCTGCCGATATTTTTGCCAAAGCATACAGTGAAGACAGCGATTTCTTTGCCTTCTATCGCAGTCTGATCGCTTATAAGGAAAGTCTGGGCAAATCCGGCAATATCATGGTGCTGGAACCCAATTCAGATTTCTTTAAATATTTCAAGAATCAGAAATAA
- a CDS encoding ATP phosphoribosyltransferase regulatory subunit yields MQRKDTWLLPEGISEVLPEQAAHLEKLRRTLLDTFACWGYQLVIPPFVDFLHSLLIGSGHDLDLQTFKLTDQLSGEMLGVRADMTPQVARIDAHHLQHEWPTRLCYAGTVLHTLGDPLEKTRSPMQIGAELYGHVGLESDYEVIQLMLEMLAISGLENVHLDLGHVGIYRALAEQAGLNRQQEAELFDVLQRKARTELAELLAEFAIDEHYKSIFNALPKLNGGRDVLDKAKALLAGFSGADSIVKALADLQGIADKLRRDFPALTVSFDLAELRGYHYHTGMVFAAFVPSLGKEIARGGRYDNIGEVFGRARAATGFSADLKVLAALFVDGEAGRQIVYAPFAEDADLLETIRDLRAQGVTVIQHLPEQQGGAVQLGCNAILEKHNQRWVVKPLV; encoded by the coding sequence ATGCAAAGAAAAGACACCTGGTTGTTACCGGAAGGTATCAGCGAAGTATTGCCAGAACAGGCGGCGCATCTTGAAAAGCTGCGTAGAACATTGCTCGACACTTTTGCGTGTTGGGGTTATCAACTGGTTATTCCGCCGTTTGTAGACTTTCTGCATTCCTTGCTGATCGGTTCCGGACATGATCTGGACTTGCAAACCTTCAAGCTCACCGACCAATTAAGCGGGGAAATGTTGGGTGTGCGCGCGGACATGACGCCGCAAGTCGCCAGAATTGATGCCCATCATCTACAACACGAATGGCCGACACGGCTATGCTATGCCGGTACCGTGCTGCATACCTTGGGCGACCCTTTGGAAAAAACGCGCAGCCCGATGCAGATCGGTGCCGAGTTGTACGGCCATGTCGGTCTGGAAAGCGATTACGAAGTGATCCAGTTGATGCTGGAAATGCTGGCTATTAGCGGTTTGGAAAACGTGCATCTGGATTTGGGGCATGTCGGTATCTATCGAGCCTTGGCCGAACAAGCCGGGCTGAATCGGCAACAGGAAGCCGAACTGTTCGATGTTTTGCAGCGCAAGGCCCGGACCGAATTGGCGGAATTGCTGGCCGAGTTTGCGATCGACGAACACTATAAAAGCATCTTTAATGCCTTGCCGAAATTGAATGGCGGTCGGGATGTGCTGGATAAGGCCAAAGCGTTGTTGGCCGGTTTCTCCGGTGCCGACTCAATCGTCAAGGCTTTGGCCGATTTGCAAGGCATCGCCGACAAATTGCGTCGCGATTTTCCGGCATTGACGGTGAGTTTCGATTTGGCCGAATTGCGCGGTTATCATTATCACACCGGCATGGTGTTCGCGGCGTTTGTGCCGTCTTTGGGTAAGGAAATTGCGCGTGGCGGACGTTACGACAACATCGGCGAAGTATTCGGCCGAGCCCGAGCCGCCACCGGTTTCAGTGCGGATTTGAAAGTATTGGCGGCGTTGTTCGTGGATGGTGAGGCCGGACGACAAATCGTCTATGCGCCATTCGCCGAAGACGCGGATTTATTGGAAACCATCAGAGATTTGCGTGCGCAAGGGGTGACGGTGATACAGCATTTGCCGGAACAACAGGGTGGCGCAGTGCAATTGGGTTGCAACGCTATTTTAGAAAAACACAATCAACGCTGGGTCGTTAAACCACTAGTTTAA
- a CDS encoding adenylosuccinate synthase: MGKNVVVIGTQWGDEGKGKLVDLLTEQAAAVVRFQGGHNAGHTLVINGEKTVLHLIPSGVLREGVQCMIGNGVVLCPEALLKEIEILEKSGIPVRNRLQISEACALILPIHVAIDQAREKARGSKAIGTTGRGIGPAYEDKVARRGLRAGDLRNSEEFAARLKELVEYHNFMLVNYYHAEPVNYDEVLANTLRLGEIIKPMLTDVGEAIYSYQKQGDNVLFEGAQGALLDIDHGTYPYVTSSNTTAGGAATGTGVGPLALDYVLGITKAYSTRVGNGPFPTELLDGNGEHLGVKGHEFGATTGRKRRCGWFDAVSMRKSAQLNSLSGICLTKLDVLDGLETIGICTAYKINGEVTEIAPLGADQYAACEPVIEELPGWTGTTAGITEFEKLPENAKAYIARIEELVGVKVTILSTGPDRNETIVLENPFAA; encoded by the coding sequence ATGGGAAAGAATGTTGTTGTTATCGGCACGCAATGGGGCGATGAAGGTAAAGGTAAACTGGTCGATCTTTTAACCGAACAGGCTGCCGCCGTCGTGCGCTTTCAAGGTGGCCATAACGCCGGCCATACCTTGGTGATTAACGGCGAAAAAACCGTGTTGCATTTGATTCCTTCAGGCGTATTGCGGGAAGGTGTGCAGTGCATGATAGGCAATGGCGTGGTGTTATGCCCGGAAGCCTTGTTGAAGGAAATCGAGATTCTGGAAAAGTCCGGGATTCCGGTCCGCAATCGCTTGCAAATCAGTGAGGCTTGCGCGTTGATTCTGCCGATTCATGTGGCGATCGATCAAGCGCGCGAAAAAGCCAGGGGCAGCAAAGCTATCGGCACTACCGGTCGCGGCATTGGGCCGGCTTATGAAGATAAAGTAGCCAGACGCGGTTTGCGGGCCGGCGATTTGCGTAACAGCGAAGAATTTGCCGCGCGCTTGAAAGAGCTGGTCGAATACCATAATTTTATGTTGGTCAATTATTATCACGCCGAGCCGGTCAATTACGATGAGGTGCTGGCCAATACCTTGCGCTTGGGCGAGATCATCAAGCCTATGCTGACCGATGTCGGCGAAGCTATCTATAGTTATCAAAAACAAGGCGATAACGTACTGTTCGAGGGTGCGCAAGGCGCGTTGCTGGACATCGATCACGGCACATATCCATATGTCACGTCATCCAATACCACTGCGGGCGGAGCCGCCACCGGCACCGGCGTTGGGCCATTGGCATTGGATTATGTGTTGGGTATTACCAAGGCTTATTCCACCCGAGTTGGCAACGGTCCCTTCCCGACCGAGTTATTGGATGGCAATGGCGAACACTTGGGCGTAAAGGGGCACGAATTCGGTGCCACCACCGGCCGTAAACGTCGTTGTGGCTGGTTCGATGCGGTATCAATGCGTAAATCGGCGCAACTGAATAGCCTGAGCGGCATCTGTCTGACCAAGCTGGATGTGCTGGATGGCCTGGAAACCATTGGCATCTGCACGGCGTACAAAATCAATGGCGAAGTCACCGAGATCGCGCCGCTGGGCGCCGATCAATACGCGGCTTGCGAGCCGGTGATCGAAGAACTGCCTGGCTGGACCGGTACTACCGCCGGCATCACTGAATTTGAAAAGTTGCCTGAAAACGCCAAAGCCTATATTGCTCGCATCGAAGAGCTGGTTGGCGTCAAGGTGACGATTCTGTCCACCGGACCAGACCGAAACGAAACCATCGTGCTGGAGAATCCGTTCGCGGCGTAA
- a CDS encoding sulfurtransferase, giving the protein MPYTTLVSAATLAANLDNPDWKIFDCRFSLADAQAGHRLYRQGHIPGARYADLNQDLSSPVQSYTGRHPLPNFKLLAEKLGSWGVNNRCQIVVYDDAGGAFAGRMWWLLRTMGHTQVAVLDGGFGHWQKQAMPITTALPKIATSPFRVYLDNRQWLSAAEVEDGLARRKIALIDARAPERFRGQQEPIDPVAGHVPKALNRPLQTNLDKDGLFLSADQLRQQFSRLVAPLPSEQVVHMCGSGVTACHNLLAMEIAGLSGSKLYAGSWSEWISNRNRSVATI; this is encoded by the coding sequence ATGCCTTACACCACGCTGGTTTCCGCAGCCACCCTCGCCGCCAATCTCGACAATCCGGACTGGAAAATCTTCGATTGCCGGTTCTCGCTGGCCGATGCTCAAGCCGGGCATCGCTTATACAGACAAGGCCATATTCCCGGTGCCCGTTATGCCGATTTAAATCAAGACTTGTCATCGCCGGTACAGTCTTACACCGGCCGCCATCCATTGCCGAACTTTAAATTATTAGCCGAAAAGCTGGGAAGTTGGGGAGTGAACAATCGATGTCAAATCGTGGTATACGACGATGCCGGCGGCGCATTCGCCGGGCGGATGTGGTGGCTGCTGCGCACTATGGGACACACTCAGGTTGCTGTATTGGATGGCGGATTTGGACATTGGCAAAAACAAGCAATGCCGATCACCACGGCACTGCCAAAAATCGCCACCAGCCCATTCAGAGTGTATCTGGATAACCGGCAATGGTTGAGCGCTGCTGAAGTTGAGGATGGCTTGGCCAGACGTAAAATCGCCCTGATAGACGCCAGAGCACCGGAGCGGTTTCGCGGCCAACAGGAACCGATCGACCCGGTAGCCGGTCACGTGCCTAAAGCCCTTAATCGACCGCTGCAAACTAATCTCGATAAAGACGGCTTGTTTTTATCAGCCGATCAGCTGCGCCAACAATTTAGCCGCTTGGTTGCGCCACTCCCTTCGGAGCAGGTCGTCCATATGTGCGGCTCCGGCGTGACGGCTTGCCACAATCTATTGGCGATGGAAATCGCCGGATTAAGCGGCTCCAAACTCTATGCCGGTTCCTGGAGCGAATGGATTAGCAACCGCAATCGGTCGGTCGCTACCATTTAA